The following coding sequences lie in one Moritella viscosa genomic window:
- the pgpA gene encoding phosphatidylglycerophosphatase A: MKKDFLSPELQKLNYANPVHLAAVGFGSGLFPKAPGTMGTLVAIPLYLLMTSVLELGLWQYIGIVALASVIGVYICASASKAMGVHDHGAIVWDEIAGYGITMIAAPQGWVWVILGFALFRFFDIVKPGPIGWLDRNTDGGFGIMVDDVLAGVFALAGVQLIYYITL; the protein is encoded by the coding sequence ATGAAAAAAGATTTTTTATCGCCAGAATTACAAAAATTAAACTACGCGAATCCAGTGCATCTCGCTGCTGTTGGTTTTGGTAGTGGTTTATTTCCTAAAGCGCCAGGTACAATGGGTACGCTTGTTGCTATTCCGCTATATTTGCTAATGACTAGCGTCTTAGAGTTGGGTCTATGGCAATATATCGGCATTGTTGCGCTGGCGTCAGTGATTGGTGTATATATTTGTGCGAGTGCCAGTAAAGCGATGGGCGTACACGATCACGGCGCCATCGTTTGGGATGAAATTGCTGGTTATGGCATTACTATGATTGCGGCCCCACAAGGCTGGGTTTGGGTTATTCTCGGTTTTGCGCTATTTCGATTTTTTGACATTGTGAAACCTGGACCGATTGGTTGGCTAGATAGAAATACTGATGGTGGTTTTGGTATTATGGTTGATGATGTACTGGCTGGTGTGTTTGCCTTAGCGGGGGTTCAGCTTATTTATTACATTACGCTGTAA
- the thiL gene encoding thiamine-monophosphate kinase, with amino-acid sequence MATGEFDLIGQYFTNKSVPRDDVITGIGDDCAILSVPAGKQLVVTTDTMVSGIHFLSDADPADIAHKLVAVNISDIAAMGGQPAWASLALTLPSYDSDWLSAFSDSLHLQLHRYGVSLIGGDTTKGDMTLTLTLQGFVEQGLALQRHGAKAGDLIYCSGTIGDAAAGLKLLIDANHQAFDNNTVNNTNEALLTDTEQGFLIARHQRPTARVTTGQALVGIANSCIDLSDGLASDLQHILNASSRSGGVTLSANVELMALPLSTALQTYVSNALWPQYALAGGDDYELLFTVSSENKVQLEKVLAEHDLPYTHIGEIVSAEQTEQAEQQINYFNDKQLTSLVLQGWDHFQ; translated from the coding sequence ATGGCGACAGGCGAGTTTGATTTAATTGGACAATATTTTACGAATAAATCAGTTCCACGTGACGATGTCATAACAGGAATCGGTGATGACTGTGCCATTTTGTCTGTTCCTGCTGGTAAGCAACTCGTGGTAACCACTGATACCATGGTCAGTGGTATTCATTTTCTTAGCGATGCAGATCCTGCCGATATAGCCCATAAGTTAGTGGCCGTGAATATCAGTGATATTGCCGCAATGGGTGGGCAACCGGCTTGGGCATCATTAGCATTAACTTTACCAAGTTATGACAGTGATTGGTTAAGCGCATTCAGTGATAGCTTACACCTGCAATTACACCGTTATGGTGTCAGCCTTATCGGTGGTGATACCACTAAAGGTGATATGACATTGACGCTAACCTTGCAAGGCTTTGTCGAGCAAGGTCTAGCATTACAAAGACACGGTGCCAAAGCAGGGGATTTGATTTATTGCAGTGGTACCATTGGTGATGCCGCTGCTGGCTTAAAATTATTAATCGATGCGAATCATCAAGCGTTTGATAATAATACTGTGAATAACACCAACGAAGCATTATTAACGGATACTGAGCAAGGTTTTTTAATCGCTCGACATCAACGACCGACTGCAAGAGTTACAACAGGTCAAGCCTTGGTTGGTATTGCTAACAGTTGTATTGACCTCTCCGATGGCTTAGCGTCAGATCTACAGCATATACTTAACGCATCAAGTCGCAGTGGTGGTGTGACGCTGTCGGCAAATGTTGAGCTAATGGCGTTACCTTTATCAACAGCATTGCAAACTTATGTAAGTAACGCGTTATGGCCGCAATATGCACTTGCTGGTGGTGATGATTATGAATTACTATTTACCGTATCGTCAGAAAATAAAGTACAACTGGAAAAAGTGCTGGCTGAGCATGATTTACCTTATACCCATATTGGTGAGATAGTCAGTGCAGAACAAACTGAACAAGCCGAACAACAAATTAACTATTTTAACGACAAGCAATTAACGTCGTTAGTTTTGCAAGGATGGGATCACTTCCAATGA
- the nusB gene encoding N utilization substance protein B (protein NusB) yields MKPSERSKARQFATQAIYQWQMTQETVANIEHQFVTEQDFSDTDAVYFRELVLGVSLNSAELDELMTPFLSRPLDDLDLVEKAILRLSTFELTKRQDVPYKVVINESIELAKDFGAEDSHKFVNGVLDKIVSKLQLRLKK; encoded by the coding sequence ATGAAACCTTCGGAACGTAGTAAGGCACGTCAGTTTGCCACACAAGCAATTTATCAATGGCAAATGACACAAGAAACTGTTGCAAATATTGAACACCAATTTGTAACAGAACAAGATTTTAGCGACACAGATGCAGTTTATTTCCGTGAACTTGTATTAGGTGTAAGCTTAAACTCTGCTGAACTTGATGAGTTAATGACACCATTCCTATCTCGTCCTTTGGATGACTTAGACTTGGTTGAGAAAGCAATTCTACGTCTTTCTACATTTGAGCTTACTAAGCGTCAAGATGTACCTTATAAAGTTGTGATCAATGAATCTATCGAACTAGCGAAAGATTTTGGCGCTGAAGACAGCCATAAATTCGTTAACGGCGTATTAGATAAAATTGTAAGTAAATTGCAATTACGTTTGAAAAAATAA
- the ribH gene encoding 6,7-dimethyl-8-ribityllumazine synthase (riboflavin synthase beta chain): MKFIEGNVPAPEAKIAIVISRFNSFINESLLEGAIDSLKRFGQVSDDNITVVRVPGAVELPLITKRVAATKQFDAIIALGTVIRGGTPHFEFVAGECNKGLAQVAMDYDVPVAFGVLTTDTIEQAIERAGTKAGNKGSEAALSALEMVNVLHQLDVSLEKK, encoded by the coding sequence ATGAAATTTATCGAAGGGAATGTTCCTGCTCCAGAAGCAAAAATTGCAATTGTTATCTCTCGTTTTAACAGTTTCATTAATGAAAGTTTGTTAGAAGGTGCTATCGATTCACTAAAACGTTTTGGTCAAGTTAGCGATGACAATATCACTGTTGTTCGTGTACCTGGTGCAGTAGAATTACCGCTTATCACTAAGCGTGTAGCGGCAACAAAACAGTTTGATGCAATTATTGCTTTAGGTACGGTAATTCGTGGTGGTACACCACATTTTGAATTCGTAGCTGGCGAATGTAATAAAGGTCTTGCTCAAGTTGCAATGGACTATGATGTTCCTGTTGCATTTGGTGTGTTAACTACTGACACTATTGAGCAAGCAATTGAGCGTGCTGGTACCAAGGCTGGTAATAAAGGGTCGGAGGCTGCTCTAAGTGCACTTGAAATGGTGAATGTTTTGCATCAATTAGATGTATCATTGGAGAAAAAATGA
- the ribB gene encoding 3,4-dihydroxy-2-butanone 4-phosphate synthase/GTP cyclohydrolase II has product MALSRIEDIIEDIRQGKMVILMDDEDRENEGDLIMAADKVTPEAINFMATYGRGLICLTLTKARVEKLQLPLMVQDNTAQFSTNFTVSIEAAEGVTTGISATDRAVTILSAVAGDAKPADIVMPGHIFPLAAQDGGVLTRAGHTEAGCDLARLAGCESAGVIVEILKDDGEMARRPDLEIFAEKHGIKLGTVADLIEFRNSNETTIERVAECKLPTEYGDFDLVTYRDTIDNQVHYALRKGDVVAEQPTLVRVHVQNTMTDILHTDRASKISWSLSDAMARIGRDGGVMVILGNEENSNDIIEKVKLFAKEDKGETQPKAKWQGTSRRVGVGSQILADMGVSKMKLLSSDKRYHSLSGFGLEVVEYISK; this is encoded by the coding sequence ATGGCACTAAGTCGTATTGAAGATATTATTGAAGACATCCGCCAAGGTAAAATGGTTATCTTGATGGATGATGAAGATCGCGAAAATGAAGGTGATCTGATCATGGCGGCTGATAAAGTAACGCCAGAAGCGATTAACTTTATGGCGACATACGGTCGTGGTTTAATTTGTCTAACGTTAACCAAAGCACGTGTAGAAAAACTGCAACTGCCTTTGATGGTTCAAGACAATACGGCGCAATTCTCAACTAACTTCACTGTTTCGATTGAAGCGGCTGAGGGCGTGACAACCGGTATTTCTGCAACAGACCGTGCAGTGACAATATTATCTGCCGTTGCAGGTGATGCAAAACCTGCTGATATCGTGATGCCGGGACATATTTTTCCACTTGCAGCACAAGACGGCGGTGTATTAACACGTGCTGGTCATACAGAAGCGGGTTGTGATCTTGCACGTTTAGCGGGTTGTGAGTCTGCAGGTGTGATTGTTGAAATATTAAAAGATGACGGTGAAATGGCTCGTCGTCCGGATTTGGAAATATTCGCTGAAAAACACGGCATTAAATTGGGCACAGTTGCTGATTTAATTGAATTCCGTAACAGTAATGAAACAACTATTGAGCGTGTAGCTGAATGTAAATTACCAACTGAATACGGTGATTTTGATTTAGTCACTTACCGTGACACCATTGATAATCAAGTTCACTACGCGTTACGCAAAGGTGATGTTGTTGCTGAGCAGCCAACATTAGTACGCGTGCATGTACAAAATACCATGACTGATATTTTGCATACCGACCGAGCAAGTAAGATCTCATGGTCATTGAGTGATGCGATGGCGCGTATCGGTCGAGATGGTGGTGTAATGGTTATCTTAGGCAATGAAGAAAACTCTAACGATATCATTGAAAAAGTGAAGCTGTTTGCTAAAGAAGATAAAGGCGAAACACAGCCAAAAGCAAAATGGCAGGGCACTTCACGCCGCGTTGGTGTCGGTTCTCAAATTTTAGCCGATATGGGCGTGTCGAAGATGAAGCTATTAAGCTCAGACAAACGTTACCATTCATTATCTGGCTTTGGTTTAGAAGTTGTCGAATATATCTCTAAATAA
- the ribC gene encoding riboflavin synthase, alpha subunit, whose product MFTGIIETVGTLTGLTPKGADVSITVDSGDLDLSDVKLGDSIATNGVCLTVVELLGNGYRADVSLETIKRSGFAHYRIGDKVNLEKALTLSTRLGGHLVSGHVDGVAEIVKISKLGRATEYWLQVPNELARYIAEKGSITIDGISLTINEIDGAKFKLTIVPHTALETTIESYVVGRKVNLEVDVIARYLERIMLGDKAAESSRPEQGITMDFLASHGFLK is encoded by the coding sequence ATGTTTACAGGAATTATTGAAACCGTGGGTACGCTCACTGGTTTAACCCCAAAAGGGGCTGATGTGAGCATCACTGTTGATAGTGGTGATCTTGATTTAAGTGACGTGAAACTGGGTGATAGTATCGCGACTAATGGTGTATGCCTTACTGTTGTTGAATTACTCGGCAATGGTTACCGCGCGGACGTGTCATTAGAAACGATTAAGCGCTCTGGATTTGCGCATTACCGTATTGGTGATAAGGTAAACTTAGAAAAAGCGCTAACCTTAAGTACGCGTCTCGGTGGTCACTTAGTTAGTGGACATGTGGATGGCGTTGCCGAGATTGTTAAGATCAGTAAACTTGGTCGTGCGACTGAGTATTGGTTACAAGTACCGAACGAATTAGCGCGTTATATTGCGGAAAAAGGCTCAATTACTATTGATGGTATCAGTTTAACTATTAATGAAATTGACGGCGCTAAATTCAAATTGACGATCGTACCGCATACTGCATTAGAAACAACGATAGAAAGTTATGTAGTCGGTCGTAAAGTTAACTTGGAAGTAGATGTGATTGCCCGTTATTTAGAACGGATTATGCTAGGTGATAAAGCCGCTGAATCAAGCCGCCCTGAACAAGGTATCACTATGGATTTTCTTGCGAGTCATGGGTTTTTAAAGTAA
- the ribD gene encoding riboflavin biosynthesis protein RibD yields MKKSLNSTNNPLSESSLIMPNKSRAEVDLLLEKIISISQFNDTDYSHMQRAIALAQKGRFTTAPNPNVGCVLVKAGKVIGEGFHLRAGEAHAEIHALNAAGDNAQGATCYVTLEPCSHYGRTPPCAAALVNANVNEVVIAMVDPNPKVAGNGIAILIAAGIKVRIGLLSTQAHALNPGFILRMQEQRPFVRLKMAASLDGRTALKNGESKWITGPAARSDVQVYRAQASAILSTASTVIMDDASLNVRYSELGASQADYPRIKVDKSLPYDESLEPLLRQPIRVVLDNHRRLDTHLAKVNSELKLFSLPGQILLVNGVKDIANGTTDNLVIEQLLVNESVSRIEIEQDRHHNIDLKQLMTVLALQDINDLWVEAGATLAGALLENKLVDEIIIYLAPKLMGDSARGLAVLSELTEMAQVPTFSFTDITQVGDDLRITAKPEY; encoded by the coding sequence ATGAAGAAATCGCTAAACTCGACAAATAATCCGCTATCTGAGTCCTCATTGATTATGCCAAACAAATCACGTGCCGAGGTAGATCTGCTATTGGAAAAAATTATTTCAATTAGTCAGTTCAATGATACTGACTATTCTCATATGCAACGTGCGATCGCACTTGCACAAAAAGGCCGTTTTACTACTGCGCCGAACCCAAATGTTGGCTGTGTGCTTGTTAAAGCAGGTAAAGTCATCGGAGAAGGTTTTCATTTACGTGCAGGTGAGGCTCATGCTGAAATCCATGCTTTAAATGCCGCTGGTGATAATGCTCAAGGTGCCACTTGTTATGTGACTCTCGAGCCATGCAGTCATTATGGCCGTACACCCCCTTGCGCAGCAGCCTTAGTTAATGCAAACGTAAATGAAGTCGTTATTGCCATGGTTGATCCAAACCCTAAAGTGGCAGGTAATGGCATTGCGATACTAATCGCCGCGGGAATTAAAGTGCGTATCGGTTTATTATCAACGCAAGCGCATGCGTTGAATCCTGGCTTTATTTTACGGATGCAGGAACAACGTCCGTTTGTACGATTAAAAATGGCGGCAAGCTTAGACGGGCGTACAGCATTAAAAAACGGTGAGAGTAAATGGATCACGGGTCCAGCTGCACGGTCTGATGTGCAAGTATATCGTGCTCAAGCCAGTGCCATTTTATCGACTGCCAGTACGGTCATTATGGATGATGCTTCACTTAATGTGCGTTATAGCGAATTAGGTGCAAGTCAAGCCGACTATCCACGAATTAAAGTAGACAAGTCTTTGCCTTACGATGAGTCATTAGAACCACTGTTACGTCAGCCAATACGAGTAGTACTGGATAATCATCGGCGACTAGATACACACCTTGCTAAAGTGAATAGTGAATTGAAGCTATTCTCACTGCCCGGTCAGATACTATTAGTTAATGGCGTTAAAGATATAGCGAATGGAACGACTGACAATCTTGTTATCGAGCAGTTATTAGTGAATGAATCGGTATCGCGAATTGAAATTGAGCAAGATCGTCACCACAACATAGATCTAAAACAGTTAATGACCGTATTAGCCCTGCAGGATATTAATGACCTGTGGGTGGAAGCCGGCGCGACGTTGGCTGGCGCATTACTTGAAAATAAGCTGGTAGATGAGATAATTATTTATTTGGCACCTAAGCTCATGGGTGATAGTGCCAGAGGACTCGCAGTATTAAGCGAGCTAACTGAAATGGCGCAAGTGCCTACATTTAGCTTTACCGATATTACGCAGGTCGGTGACGATCTTCGAATTACAGCAAAACCGGAATACTAA
- the ribX gene encoding transcriptional repressor NrdR: MFCPFCSATETKVIDSRLVAEGHQVRRRRECAKCHERFTTFETAELVMPRIIKTDDTREPFNEDKLVNGIYRALEKRPVAAEQIELGINQIKSSLRATGEREITSSFLGELVMDVLKKLDKVAYVRFASVYRSFEDVKEFNEEIAKLDK, translated from the coding sequence ATGTTCTGTCCATTTTGTTCTGCGACTGAAACTAAAGTTATCGACTCTCGTCTTGTGGCTGAAGGCCATCAGGTACGTCGCCGCCGTGAGTGCGCGAAATGTCATGAACGTTTTACTACCTTTGAAACTGCAGAACTCGTGATGCCGCGCATTATTAAAACCGATGATACACGCGAACCTTTTAACGAAGACAAACTCGTTAATGGTATTTATCGTGCGTTAGAAAAACGTCCGGTTGCCGCAGAGCAGATTGAACTTGGTATTAATCAAATAAAATCGAGCTTAAGAGCCACTGGCGAGCGTGAAATCACATCAAGCTTTCTAGGTGAACTTGTGATGGATGTATTGAAAAAGCTCGATAAAGTCGCTTATGTACGGTTCGCTTCTGTTTATCGTTCTTTTGAAGATGTAAAAGAGTTTAATGAAGAAATCGCTAAACTCGACAAATAA